A single genomic interval of Xiphophorus couchianus chromosome 2, X_couchianus-1.0, whole genome shotgun sequence harbors:
- the fgd4a gene encoding FYVE, RhoGEF and PH domain-containing protein 4a isoform X8, with the protein MKRRRKYKFWSRKGKNSKMCLLCCYERKGKTPCYQTRSPDDEACIAVKIDQSRVPPKPEHLLSPVSPLQPPLGSVQKSPLRFIMEDGGGKPTTTPRDRVKPSKVSDLISRFEENRSADNKRDGSALKQTSKVSSSSSALRVCQLTDISKIQEKFSSPAAAAQDAKRPAANGVLAQMEQDKETEEETHHSVRTEITELVNGDLERPDEVDDHSASQHSDRTGAENEGREKTTETQQKSEEGHSEQKETNEQKLFKIASELLHTEKAYVARLNLLDQVFCTKMMEEANKGTFPLDVVKNIFSNITSIHAFHSQFLLPDLEKRMGEWASTPRIGDILQKLTPFLKMYAEYVKNFDKAMELLKQWTDRSPPFKAIIQEIQSQEICGSLTLQHHMLEPVQRVPRYEMLLKDYLKKLPQNDPDRSDAEKSLEIIATAATHSNSAIRKSENLKKLMEIYEMLGEEEDIVHPSNEFIKEGHIMKLAARNTSTMDRYLFLFNNMLLYCVPKFSLGGPKYTVRTRIGIDGMKVVETSNEDHPHTFQVSGKERMLELQAGSEQDKAGWIKAFRETIDIFQQKNESFKNALKDVEEVSKAELGKRAPRWIRDNEVTMCMKCREPFNAITRRRHHCRACGYVVCWKCSDNKAHLEYDNYKVNKVCKDCYSILTGEGVTEGRRKGILEIEAAQFTDSSIMSGFLQHSEKGGKLWQRVWCVIPEKECLVLYLYGAPQDVKALCTIPLLGYTVEDADTPASFRLSQSKFVHTFAAESEELKQRWLKVIRAAVTGEMPARPETNGGENSGAQEANPDDT; encoded by the exons tGCCGCCAAAGCCGGAGCACCTGCTGAGTCCAGTGTCTCCTCTGCAGCCGCCACTGGGCAGCGTCCAGAAATCCCCGCTGAGATTCATCATGGAGGACGGAGGAGGAAAGCCGACCACCACGCCGCGCGACAGGGTCAAACCGTCCAAGGTGTCGGACCTGATCAGCCGCTTTGAGGAGAACCG CAGCGCAGACAACAAGAGAGACGGCTCGGCGCTCAAACAGACCAGCAAGGTGTCCAGCTCCAGCTCGGCTCTCCGCGTCTGCCAGCTGACCGACATCAGCAAGATTCAGGAGAAGTTCTCGTCCCCGGCAGCCGCGGCGCAGGATGCCAAGAGGCCAGCGGCCAACGGGGTGCTAGCACAGATGGAGCAGGACAAGGAGACGGAGGAGGAGACGCACCACAGCGTGAGGACAGAGATTACTGAGCTTGTAAACGGAGATTTGGAAAGACCAGATGAGGTGGACGATCATTCAGCTTCACAGCACTCGGACAGGACCGGTGCTGAGAATGAGGGCAgggagaaaacaacagaaactcaGCAGAAGAGTGAAGAGGGACACTCTGAGCAAAAG GAGACGAACGAGCAGAAGCTGTTTAAGATCGCCAGCGAGCTGCTGCACACGGAGAAGGCGTACGTGGCCCGACTCAACCTGCTGGACCAG GTGTTCTGCACCAAGATGATGGAGGAGGCGAATAAAGGCACTTTCCCTCTGGATGTGGTGAAGAACATCTTCTCCAACATCACCTCCATCCACGCCTTCCACAGCCAGTTTCTGCTTCCTGATCTGGAGAAACGCATGGGGGAATG GGCGTCCACACCGCGGATCGGCGACATCCTGCAGAAACTCACCCCCTTCCTCAAAATGTACGCTGAGTACGTGAAGAACTTTGACAAGGCCATGGAGCTGCTGAAGCAGTGGACCGACCGCTCGCCGCCGTTCAAGGCCATCATTCAGGAGATCCAG AGTCAGGAGATCTGCGGCAGCCTGACGCTGCAGCATCACATGCTGGAGCCGGTGCAGAGAGTTCCCCGATACGAGATGCTGCTGAAGGATTACCTGAAGAAACTTCCTCAGAACGACCCGGACCGCAGCGACGCAGAAA aatcATTAGAAATCATCGCCACAGCAGCCACCCACTCCAACAGCGCCATTAGGAAATCT GAAAACCTGAAGAAGCTGATGGAGATTTACGAGATGCTGGGTGAAGAGGAGGACATCGTTCATCCGTCCAACGAATTCATCAAGGAGGGCCACATCATGAAGCTGGCCGCCAGGAACACCTCCACCATGGACAGATACCTGTTCCTG TTCAACAACATGCTGTTGTACTGCGTGCCTAAATTCAGCCTGGGTGGACCCAAATACACGGTGCGGACCCGGATCGGGATCGACGGCATGAAGGTTGTGGAAACGAGCAACGAGGATCATCCTCACACCTTCCAGGTGTCGGGCAAAGAACGGATGTTGGAGCTCCAGGCCGG CTCAGAGCAAGACAAGGCGGGATGGATCAAG GCTTTCCGGGAGACCATCGATATCTTCCAGCAGAAGAACGAGTCATTCAAGAACGCTCTGAAGGACGTGGAGGAAGTTTCG aaagCTGAGCTGGGGAAGCGGGCGCCTCGCTGGATTCGTGACAATGAAGTGACGATGTGCATGAAGTGCAGGGAGCCTTTCAACGCCATCACACGGCGGCGGCATCACTGCAGAGCCTGCGGTTAT GTGGTTTGCTGGAAATGCTCAGACAACAAGGCACACCTTGAATACGACAACTACAAGGTGAACAAAGTCTGCAAAGACTGCTACTCCATCCTGACAGGAGAAGGGGTCACCGAGGGCCGAAGGAAGGGCATCCTGGAG ATCGAGGCGGCTCAGTTCACAGACAGCAGCATCATGTCAGGCTTCCTGCAGCACTCTGAGAAAGGAGGCAAGCTGTGGCAGCGGGTCTGGTGTGTGATCCCAGAGAAAGAGTGTCTGGTGCTCTACCTGTACGGAGCCCCACAg GACGTGAAGGCCCTGTGCACCATCCCGCTGCTGGGCTACACGGTGGAGGACGCCGACACGCCGGCCAGCTTCCGCCTGTCCCAGTCCAAGTTTGTCCACACCTTTGCTGCTGAGAGCGAGGAGCTGAAGCAGCGCTGGCTGAAGGTCATCCGAGCGGCGGTGACCGGAGAGATGCCGGCGCGGCCCGAAACCAACGGCGGCGAGAACAGCGGCGCGCAGGAAGCTAATCCTGACGACACCTAG
- the fgd4a gene encoding FYVE, RhoGEF and PH domain-containing protein 4a isoform X7 encodes MDRSELVKALGCSSPRKASGGSPILQECLNRAIGGAADRRRGGVNGRVPGSRTLLRSKPQVPPKPEHLLSPVSPLQPPLGSVQKSPLRFIMEDGGGKPTTTPRDRVKPSKVSDLISRFEENRSADNKRDGSALKQTSKVSSSSSALRVCQLTDISKIQEKFSSPAAAAQDAKRPAANGVLAQMEQDKETEEETHHSVRTEITELVNGDLERPDEVDDHSASQHSDRTGAENEGREKTTETQQKSEEGHSEQKETNEQKLFKIASELLHTEKAYVARLNLLDQVFCTKMMEEANKGTFPLDVVKNIFSNITSIHAFHSQFLLPDLEKRMGEWASTPRIGDILQKLTPFLKMYAEYVKNFDKAMELLKQWTDRSPPFKAIIQEIQSQEICGSLTLQHHMLEPVQRVPRYEMLLKDYLKKLPQNDPDRSDAEKSLEIIATAATHSNSAIRKSENLKKLMEIYEMLGEEEDIVHPSNEFIKEGHIMKLAARNTSTMDRYLFLFNNMLLYCVPKFSLGGPKYTVRTRIGIDGMKVVETSNEDHPHTFQVSGKERMLELQAGSEQDKAGWIKAFRETIDIFQQKNESFKNALKDVEEVSKAELGKRAPRWIRDNEVTMCMKCREPFNAITRRRHHCRACGYVVCWKCSDNKAHLEYDNYKVNKVCKDCYSILTGEGVTEGRRKGILEIEAAQFTDSSIMSGFLQHSEKGGKLWQRVWCVIPEKECLVLYLYGAPQDVKALCTIPLLGYTVEDADTPASFRLSQSKFVHTFAAESEELKQRWLKVIRAAVTGEMPARPETNGGENSGAQEANPDDT; translated from the exons atgGACAGGTCAGAGCTGGTTAAAG CTCTAGGCTGCAGCTCGCCGAGGAAAGCCAGCGGCGGCTCGCCCATCCTGCAGGAGTGTCTGAATCGGGCGATTGGGGGGGCAGCTGACAGGAGGAGGGGAGGGGTCAATGGAAGAGTACCTGGAAGCAGGACTCTGCTACGGTCTAAACCACAAG tGCCGCCAAAGCCGGAGCACCTGCTGAGTCCAGTGTCTCCTCTGCAGCCGCCACTGGGCAGCGTCCAGAAATCCCCGCTGAGATTCATCATGGAGGACGGAGGAGGAAAGCCGACCACCACGCCGCGCGACAGGGTCAAACCGTCCAAGGTGTCGGACCTGATCAGCCGCTTTGAGGAGAACCG CAGCGCAGACAACAAGAGAGACGGCTCGGCGCTCAAACAGACCAGCAAGGTGTCCAGCTCCAGCTCGGCTCTCCGCGTCTGCCAGCTGACCGACATCAGCAAGATTCAGGAGAAGTTCTCGTCCCCGGCAGCCGCGGCGCAGGATGCCAAGAGGCCAGCGGCCAACGGGGTGCTAGCACAGATGGAGCAGGACAAGGAGACGGAGGAGGAGACGCACCACAGCGTGAGGACAGAGATTACTGAGCTTGTAAACGGAGATTTGGAAAGACCAGATGAGGTGGACGATCATTCAGCTTCACAGCACTCGGACAGGACCGGTGCTGAGAATGAGGGCAgggagaaaacaacagaaactcaGCAGAAGAGTGAAGAGGGACACTCTGAGCAAAAG GAGACGAACGAGCAGAAGCTGTTTAAGATCGCCAGCGAGCTGCTGCACACGGAGAAGGCGTACGTGGCCCGACTCAACCTGCTGGACCAG GTGTTCTGCACCAAGATGATGGAGGAGGCGAATAAAGGCACTTTCCCTCTGGATGTGGTGAAGAACATCTTCTCCAACATCACCTCCATCCACGCCTTCCACAGCCAGTTTCTGCTTCCTGATCTGGAGAAACGCATGGGGGAATG GGCGTCCACACCGCGGATCGGCGACATCCTGCAGAAACTCACCCCCTTCCTCAAAATGTACGCTGAGTACGTGAAGAACTTTGACAAGGCCATGGAGCTGCTGAAGCAGTGGACCGACCGCTCGCCGCCGTTCAAGGCCATCATTCAGGAGATCCAG AGTCAGGAGATCTGCGGCAGCCTGACGCTGCAGCATCACATGCTGGAGCCGGTGCAGAGAGTTCCCCGATACGAGATGCTGCTGAAGGATTACCTGAAGAAACTTCCTCAGAACGACCCGGACCGCAGCGACGCAGAAA aatcATTAGAAATCATCGCCACAGCAGCCACCCACTCCAACAGCGCCATTAGGAAATCT GAAAACCTGAAGAAGCTGATGGAGATTTACGAGATGCTGGGTGAAGAGGAGGACATCGTTCATCCGTCCAACGAATTCATCAAGGAGGGCCACATCATGAAGCTGGCCGCCAGGAACACCTCCACCATGGACAGATACCTGTTCCTG TTCAACAACATGCTGTTGTACTGCGTGCCTAAATTCAGCCTGGGTGGACCCAAATACACGGTGCGGACCCGGATCGGGATCGACGGCATGAAGGTTGTGGAAACGAGCAACGAGGATCATCCTCACACCTTCCAGGTGTCGGGCAAAGAACGGATGTTGGAGCTCCAGGCCGG CTCAGAGCAAGACAAGGCGGGATGGATCAAG GCTTTCCGGGAGACCATCGATATCTTCCAGCAGAAGAACGAGTCATTCAAGAACGCTCTGAAGGACGTGGAGGAAGTTTCG aaagCTGAGCTGGGGAAGCGGGCGCCTCGCTGGATTCGTGACAATGAAGTGACGATGTGCATGAAGTGCAGGGAGCCTTTCAACGCCATCACACGGCGGCGGCATCACTGCAGAGCCTGCGGTTAT GTGGTTTGCTGGAAATGCTCAGACAACAAGGCACACCTTGAATACGACAACTACAAGGTGAACAAAGTCTGCAAAGACTGCTACTCCATCCTGACAGGAGAAGGGGTCACCGAGGGCCGAAGGAAGGGCATCCTGGAG ATCGAGGCGGCTCAGTTCACAGACAGCAGCATCATGTCAGGCTTCCTGCAGCACTCTGAGAAAGGAGGCAAGCTGTGGCAGCGGGTCTGGTGTGTGATCCCAGAGAAAGAGTGTCTGGTGCTCTACCTGTACGGAGCCCCACAg GACGTGAAGGCCCTGTGCACCATCCCGCTGCTGGGCTACACGGTGGAGGACGCCGACACGCCGGCCAGCTTCCGCCTGTCCCAGTCCAAGTTTGTCCACACCTTTGCTGCTGAGAGCGAGGAGCTGAAGCAGCGCTGGCTGAAGGTCATCCGAGCGGCGGTGACCGGAGAGATGCCGGCGCGGCCCGAAACCAACGGCGGCGAGAACAGCGGCGCGCAGGAAGCTAATCCTGACGACACCTAG
- the fgd4a gene encoding FYVE, RhoGEF and PH domain-containing protein 4a isoform X4 gives MEESCGDDRTGKPCDLKRRHAERKGKTPCYQTRSPDDEACIAVKIDQSRALGCSSPRKASGGSPILQECLNRAIGGAADRRRGGVNGRVPGSRTLLRSKPQVPPKPEHLLSPVSPLQPPLGSVQKSPLRFIMEDGGGKPTTTPRDRVKPSKVSDLISRFEENRSADNKRDGSALKQTSKVSSSSSALRVCQLTDISKIQEKFSSPAAAAQDAKRPAANGVLAQMEQDKETEEETHHSVRTEITELVNGDLERPDEVDDHSASQHSDRTGAENEGREKTTETQQKSEEGHSEQKETNEQKLFKIASELLHTEKAYVARLNLLDQVFCTKMMEEANKGTFPLDVVKNIFSNITSIHAFHSQFLLPDLEKRMGEWASTPRIGDILQKLTPFLKMYAEYVKNFDKAMELLKQWTDRSPPFKAIIQEIQSQEICGSLTLQHHMLEPVQRVPRYEMLLKDYLKKLPQNDPDRSDAEKSLEIIATAATHSNSAIRKSENLKKLMEIYEMLGEEEDIVHPSNEFIKEGHIMKLAARNTSTMDRYLFLFNNMLLYCVPKFSLGGPKYTVRTRIGIDGMKVVETSNEDHPHTFQVSGKERMLELQAGSEQDKAGWIKAFRETIDIFQQKNESFKNALKDVEEVSKAELGKRAPRWIRDNEVTMCMKCREPFNAITRRRHHCRACGYVVCWKCSDNKAHLEYDNYKVNKVCKDCYSILTGEGVTEGRRKGILEIEAAQFTDSSIMSGFLQHSEKGGKLWQRVWCVIPEKECLVLYLYGAPQDVKALCTIPLLGYTVEDADTPASFRLSQSKFVHTFAAESEELKQRWLKVIRAAVTGEMPARPETNGGENSGAQEANPDDT, from the exons CTCTAGGCTGCAGCTCGCCGAGGAAAGCCAGCGGCGGCTCGCCCATCCTGCAGGAGTGTCTGAATCGGGCGATTGGGGGGGCAGCTGACAGGAGGAGGGGAGGGGTCAATGGAAGAGTACCTGGAAGCAGGACTCTGCTACGGTCTAAACCACAAG tGCCGCCAAAGCCGGAGCACCTGCTGAGTCCAGTGTCTCCTCTGCAGCCGCCACTGGGCAGCGTCCAGAAATCCCCGCTGAGATTCATCATGGAGGACGGAGGAGGAAAGCCGACCACCACGCCGCGCGACAGGGTCAAACCGTCCAAGGTGTCGGACCTGATCAGCCGCTTTGAGGAGAACCG CAGCGCAGACAACAAGAGAGACGGCTCGGCGCTCAAACAGACCAGCAAGGTGTCCAGCTCCAGCTCGGCTCTCCGCGTCTGCCAGCTGACCGACATCAGCAAGATTCAGGAGAAGTTCTCGTCCCCGGCAGCCGCGGCGCAGGATGCCAAGAGGCCAGCGGCCAACGGGGTGCTAGCACAGATGGAGCAGGACAAGGAGACGGAGGAGGAGACGCACCACAGCGTGAGGACAGAGATTACTGAGCTTGTAAACGGAGATTTGGAAAGACCAGATGAGGTGGACGATCATTCAGCTTCACAGCACTCGGACAGGACCGGTGCTGAGAATGAGGGCAgggagaaaacaacagaaactcaGCAGAAGAGTGAAGAGGGACACTCTGAGCAAAAG GAGACGAACGAGCAGAAGCTGTTTAAGATCGCCAGCGAGCTGCTGCACACGGAGAAGGCGTACGTGGCCCGACTCAACCTGCTGGACCAG GTGTTCTGCACCAAGATGATGGAGGAGGCGAATAAAGGCACTTTCCCTCTGGATGTGGTGAAGAACATCTTCTCCAACATCACCTCCATCCACGCCTTCCACAGCCAGTTTCTGCTTCCTGATCTGGAGAAACGCATGGGGGAATG GGCGTCCACACCGCGGATCGGCGACATCCTGCAGAAACTCACCCCCTTCCTCAAAATGTACGCTGAGTACGTGAAGAACTTTGACAAGGCCATGGAGCTGCTGAAGCAGTGGACCGACCGCTCGCCGCCGTTCAAGGCCATCATTCAGGAGATCCAG AGTCAGGAGATCTGCGGCAGCCTGACGCTGCAGCATCACATGCTGGAGCCGGTGCAGAGAGTTCCCCGATACGAGATGCTGCTGAAGGATTACCTGAAGAAACTTCCTCAGAACGACCCGGACCGCAGCGACGCAGAAA aatcATTAGAAATCATCGCCACAGCAGCCACCCACTCCAACAGCGCCATTAGGAAATCT GAAAACCTGAAGAAGCTGATGGAGATTTACGAGATGCTGGGTGAAGAGGAGGACATCGTTCATCCGTCCAACGAATTCATCAAGGAGGGCCACATCATGAAGCTGGCCGCCAGGAACACCTCCACCATGGACAGATACCTGTTCCTG TTCAACAACATGCTGTTGTACTGCGTGCCTAAATTCAGCCTGGGTGGACCCAAATACACGGTGCGGACCCGGATCGGGATCGACGGCATGAAGGTTGTGGAAACGAGCAACGAGGATCATCCTCACACCTTCCAGGTGTCGGGCAAAGAACGGATGTTGGAGCTCCAGGCCGG CTCAGAGCAAGACAAGGCGGGATGGATCAAG GCTTTCCGGGAGACCATCGATATCTTCCAGCAGAAGAACGAGTCATTCAAGAACGCTCTGAAGGACGTGGAGGAAGTTTCG aaagCTGAGCTGGGGAAGCGGGCGCCTCGCTGGATTCGTGACAATGAAGTGACGATGTGCATGAAGTGCAGGGAGCCTTTCAACGCCATCACACGGCGGCGGCATCACTGCAGAGCCTGCGGTTAT GTGGTTTGCTGGAAATGCTCAGACAACAAGGCACACCTTGAATACGACAACTACAAGGTGAACAAAGTCTGCAAAGACTGCTACTCCATCCTGACAGGAGAAGGGGTCACCGAGGGCCGAAGGAAGGGCATCCTGGAG ATCGAGGCGGCTCAGTTCACAGACAGCAGCATCATGTCAGGCTTCCTGCAGCACTCTGAGAAAGGAGGCAAGCTGTGGCAGCGGGTCTGGTGTGTGATCCCAGAGAAAGAGTGTCTGGTGCTCTACCTGTACGGAGCCCCACAg GACGTGAAGGCCCTGTGCACCATCCCGCTGCTGGGCTACACGGTGGAGGACGCCGACACGCCGGCCAGCTTCCGCCTGTCCCAGTCCAAGTTTGTCCACACCTTTGCTGCTGAGAGCGAGGAGCTGAAGCAGCGCTGGCTGAAGGTCATCCGAGCGGCGGTGACCGGAGAGATGCCGGCGCGGCCCGAAACCAACGGCGGCGAGAACAGCGGCGCGCAGGAAGCTAATCCTGACGACACCTAG
- the fgd4a gene encoding FYVE, RhoGEF and PH domain-containing protein 4a isoform X9, which yields MEESCGDDRTGKPCDLKRRHAERKGKTPCYQTRSPDDEACIAVKIDQSRVPPKPEHLLSPVSPLQPPLGSVQKSPLRFIMEDGGGKPTTTPRDRVKPSKVSDLISRFEENRSADNKRDGSALKQTSKVSSSSSALRVCQLTDISKIQEKFSSPAAAAQDAKRPAANGVLAQMEQDKETEEETHHSVRTEITELVNGDLERPDEVDDHSASQHSDRTGAENEGREKTTETQQKSEEGHSEQKETNEQKLFKIASELLHTEKAYVARLNLLDQVFCTKMMEEANKGTFPLDVVKNIFSNITSIHAFHSQFLLPDLEKRMGEWASTPRIGDILQKLTPFLKMYAEYVKNFDKAMELLKQWTDRSPPFKAIIQEIQSQEICGSLTLQHHMLEPVQRVPRYEMLLKDYLKKLPQNDPDRSDAEKSLEIIATAATHSNSAIRKSENLKKLMEIYEMLGEEEDIVHPSNEFIKEGHIMKLAARNTSTMDRYLFLFNNMLLYCVPKFSLGGPKYTVRTRIGIDGMKVVETSNEDHPHTFQVSGKERMLELQAGSEQDKAGWIKAFRETIDIFQQKNESFKNALKDVEEVSKAELGKRAPRWIRDNEVTMCMKCREPFNAITRRRHHCRACGYVVCWKCSDNKAHLEYDNYKVNKVCKDCYSILTGEGVTEGRRKGILEIEAAQFTDSSIMSGFLQHSEKGGKLWQRVWCVIPEKECLVLYLYGAPQDVKALCTIPLLGYTVEDADTPASFRLSQSKFVHTFAAESEELKQRWLKVIRAAVTGEMPARPETNGGENSGAQEANPDDT from the exons tGCCGCCAAAGCCGGAGCACCTGCTGAGTCCAGTGTCTCCTCTGCAGCCGCCACTGGGCAGCGTCCAGAAATCCCCGCTGAGATTCATCATGGAGGACGGAGGAGGAAAGCCGACCACCACGCCGCGCGACAGGGTCAAACCGTCCAAGGTGTCGGACCTGATCAGCCGCTTTGAGGAGAACCG CAGCGCAGACAACAAGAGAGACGGCTCGGCGCTCAAACAGACCAGCAAGGTGTCCAGCTCCAGCTCGGCTCTCCGCGTCTGCCAGCTGACCGACATCAGCAAGATTCAGGAGAAGTTCTCGTCCCCGGCAGCCGCGGCGCAGGATGCCAAGAGGCCAGCGGCCAACGGGGTGCTAGCACAGATGGAGCAGGACAAGGAGACGGAGGAGGAGACGCACCACAGCGTGAGGACAGAGATTACTGAGCTTGTAAACGGAGATTTGGAAAGACCAGATGAGGTGGACGATCATTCAGCTTCACAGCACTCGGACAGGACCGGTGCTGAGAATGAGGGCAgggagaaaacaacagaaactcaGCAGAAGAGTGAAGAGGGACACTCTGAGCAAAAG GAGACGAACGAGCAGAAGCTGTTTAAGATCGCCAGCGAGCTGCTGCACACGGAGAAGGCGTACGTGGCCCGACTCAACCTGCTGGACCAG GTGTTCTGCACCAAGATGATGGAGGAGGCGAATAAAGGCACTTTCCCTCTGGATGTGGTGAAGAACATCTTCTCCAACATCACCTCCATCCACGCCTTCCACAGCCAGTTTCTGCTTCCTGATCTGGAGAAACGCATGGGGGAATG GGCGTCCACACCGCGGATCGGCGACATCCTGCAGAAACTCACCCCCTTCCTCAAAATGTACGCTGAGTACGTGAAGAACTTTGACAAGGCCATGGAGCTGCTGAAGCAGTGGACCGACCGCTCGCCGCCGTTCAAGGCCATCATTCAGGAGATCCAG AGTCAGGAGATCTGCGGCAGCCTGACGCTGCAGCATCACATGCTGGAGCCGGTGCAGAGAGTTCCCCGATACGAGATGCTGCTGAAGGATTACCTGAAGAAACTTCCTCAGAACGACCCGGACCGCAGCGACGCAGAAA aatcATTAGAAATCATCGCCACAGCAGCCACCCACTCCAACAGCGCCATTAGGAAATCT GAAAACCTGAAGAAGCTGATGGAGATTTACGAGATGCTGGGTGAAGAGGAGGACATCGTTCATCCGTCCAACGAATTCATCAAGGAGGGCCACATCATGAAGCTGGCCGCCAGGAACACCTCCACCATGGACAGATACCTGTTCCTG TTCAACAACATGCTGTTGTACTGCGTGCCTAAATTCAGCCTGGGTGGACCCAAATACACGGTGCGGACCCGGATCGGGATCGACGGCATGAAGGTTGTGGAAACGAGCAACGAGGATCATCCTCACACCTTCCAGGTGTCGGGCAAAGAACGGATGTTGGAGCTCCAGGCCGG CTCAGAGCAAGACAAGGCGGGATGGATCAAG GCTTTCCGGGAGACCATCGATATCTTCCAGCAGAAGAACGAGTCATTCAAGAACGCTCTGAAGGACGTGGAGGAAGTTTCG aaagCTGAGCTGGGGAAGCGGGCGCCTCGCTGGATTCGTGACAATGAAGTGACGATGTGCATGAAGTGCAGGGAGCCTTTCAACGCCATCACACGGCGGCGGCATCACTGCAGAGCCTGCGGTTAT GTGGTTTGCTGGAAATGCTCAGACAACAAGGCACACCTTGAATACGACAACTACAAGGTGAACAAAGTCTGCAAAGACTGCTACTCCATCCTGACAGGAGAAGGGGTCACCGAGGGCCGAAGGAAGGGCATCCTGGAG ATCGAGGCGGCTCAGTTCACAGACAGCAGCATCATGTCAGGCTTCCTGCAGCACTCTGAGAAAGGAGGCAAGCTGTGGCAGCGGGTCTGGTGTGTGATCCCAGAGAAAGAGTGTCTGGTGCTCTACCTGTACGGAGCCCCACAg GACGTGAAGGCCCTGTGCACCATCCCGCTGCTGGGCTACACGGTGGAGGACGCCGACACGCCGGCCAGCTTCCGCCTGTCCCAGTCCAAGTTTGTCCACACCTTTGCTGCTGAGAGCGAGGAGCTGAAGCAGCGCTGGCTGAAGGTCATCCGAGCGGCGGTGACCGGAGAGATGCCGGCGCGGCCCGAAACCAACGGCGGCGAGAACAGCGGCGCGCAGGAAGCTAATCCTGACGACACCTAG